Part of the Paenibacillus sp. FSL R7-0273 genome is shown below.
TGGAACCACGGCATACCTGTACCGGGACAGCAGCGGCCGGCTGAAATGCATCAATGGGTTCATTACCGGGGAGCAGGAAGATCTTATGATTACCAGCTATGCGGCCTATCCTTCCAGATACATGATGCTGGAGGATAACCTGGAATTCCGTGCGCCTGAAGGCACGCTGCAGCCGAGTATCCGGCTTATACAGGGGCAATTCACTGTTTAGCAGAAGAGTTTGGCTTGCCTAACTGCAGCAGCGCACGCTTATGACGCTCTGCTGCATAAATCCAGTTTTTAAGTTAAACGATTAAACTCGTTTATCTTAAATTATATAGCTCTATCCAAAGGAGGAATAGAAGATGAAGGTTGGCAAGCGTACGCTGATGCTGTCCATGGCAGTGACAATGGCACTTACAGCGCTGACAGGCTGCACAGGCAATTCGGACAACCAGCAGGGCGGTACAAACAAGGCGGCGGAGGGCACCAAAGCACCGGCAAACACCGGAGATAACAACGAGACCGCCGCAAAGGACATCACACTGGAGCTGCTGTATTGGGGGGATGATGTACAGAAAAAGCTGGTTGAAGCGGCGACAGAGAAATATACAGCCGATACCGGAATCAAGATTAACGCGCAGGTGCTGCCGGCGGACGGTACCTTTGACACCTTTATCCAGACCCGGCTGCAATCCGGCGAGCTGCCTGACATCAGCTACATGGGGGAAGGGGATATCCAGAAATATAATGAAATGGGCATTCTGGCCGATATTTCAGATCTTTTGACGGACGGAAGCATTCCTGAGAAGCTGTCTGCCATAACCATTCATTCTCCTGAGCAAAAGGTAATCGGTGTGGGCCTGTCTAATCAGCTGGAGCTGCTTTTTTACAGCAAGTCCAAGTTTGATGAAGCAGGAGTTGCCTATCCGCCAACAAAGGTGGAGGAGGCGTGGGATTGGGATACTTTTGTAGCGAATGCCAAAAAGCTGACCAAGGATTCCAAAGGCAAAACAGCTGCTGAGGAAGGGTTTAATGCAGACCTGACCGAGAATTACGGGCTGGGCTTCACCGCCGGGCGAGAATTTCATCATTTCTGGGCGGCAAATGCGAACGGCGGCGGTATCGTATCCCCGGACGGGAAGGAATTTCAGTGGGATTCCGCGGAAAGTGCAGAAGGCATTCAGAAGCTGGCTGACCTCGTCAATAAGGATAAGGTAGCCTCCCCGTTCACTTACACCTGGAGTACAGGAATTGGTTCGGCGGTTGATGCACTCAGCGGCGGATATGCTATGGCAGTCAGCGGCTCCTGGGACCTGGCCAATATCAAGGGGAACGAAGACATCGGTGTCGGCGTACTGCCGAAAATGAAGAAAGCGGTAACAATGAATGCCGGCGCTCCGCTTGTCGTATACAACACCTCCAAGAACATAGAAGAAGCCAAAAAGTTCTACGCTTATATGGTTAATCCGGAGAACAGCCTGGAGCTGCTGCAAAGCGGGGCATGGCTGCCGAATCAGGCAGACTGGTATACCGATGCTGCACTGGTTGATAAATGGAGCTCTGAGCTTCCGGTAAGCGCCAAAGAAACTATTCTCAGCTACAGCACCACCAAGGATTCTATCGTACAATGGCCTGCTTATTACGTTCCTGCCTATCTCAAGATGAACACGGAATACGAGAAGTCAATCGACCAGGCCCTGTCCGGCAGCAAAAGCGTAAAGGAAATCTACGATTCCATCATGCCTGTCATCAAGTCTCTGTGGGAAAGCGGCAAAGTCTCCTAGCACTTATTATTCTCTTTATTTGAAAAGAGGGCTGTACAGATGAACCCAGAAAGCAAAACCAGTCCGGCACCCGTCCCTGTCCCGAAGCAGGCCAAAGGTGCCGTCAAGGAAGCCGTTGCCGGTTATTTGTTCGCTGCGCCTGCCATCATCGGTTTCCTCGTATTGACCTTGTACCCGATGCTGGCCAGCTTCATTTACAGTTTTCATAAAATAACGATTATGAGCGGTAGTCAGATCATGGAATGGATCGGACTGGATAACTACATCTATATCTTCAGCAACCCCAGCTCCGAGTTTAAAAAATCCATAACGGTAACCCTCGTTTACGCTTTTGTGAATGTGGTGCTCGTTATTGTATTTTGCCTGATCGTTGCGCTGCTGCTGAACCGCAGGTTCATTGGCAGGAATATGCTGCGGGCGGTTTTCTTTCTGCCATCCGTGGTGCCGATGCTGGCGACAACCATTGTCTGGCAGATGCTGCTGCAAAATCAGGCCAAAGGCGGACTTGTCAACTGGATTCTGCTGCAGCTGGGTATAGCACCCATAGAGTTTCTTACAGACCCGGTACAGATTTTTAGTACCTTGTTCATTATGAGCCTGTGGACCTGCGGCGGGACCATCGTGGTCTTCATCGCCACCCTGCAGGATGTTCCCGGCGAGCTGCTGGAGGCAATCGAGATGGACGGGGGGAATGCCTGGCACAAGTTCCTGAAGGTTACTTATCCGACGATCAAGCCGGTGCTGTTCTTCCAGCTGATCATGTGCATGATGACCTCCATTCAGATCTATACCCAGAGTGTGGTGCTGTCCAGAAACGGAGCACCTGACCGGATGACCTATTTCATTAACGTCATGATCTATGACCATTCCTTTGTGCAGGTCGGCATGCGCGGGCTGGCTTCAGCCGAAGCCTGGATCGTCTTCCTGATTACGCTGGTGATTACCATTGTACTGTTCTACTTCCAGGGTGCATTGAAGCGTGACGATTCCATGGGCAAAAGGAGGAAGGTGAGACCATGACAACGGCTACAGCCTTGAAATATTCCAGCATCAAGCGGGCCAAAAGCAAGAGCAAAGCCATCCACCTGGCTTTAATAGCGCTCTCCTGCCTGCTTGGCATAGTCTTTGCATTTCCGCTCTATTGGCTGCTGCGCGGCGCTTTTGTCAGCCATACAGAGATTCTGGCCCGTCCGCCTGTGTTCTTCCCCAAGGAGCCCGGAATCGATAACTTCCGGCTGGGCCTTGAGCGGATTCAATTCCTGCGTCAGCTCTGGAACTCGGTATCCATTGTTGTCCCTTATGTCATCGGTACTGTGCTGACAACCAGCTTTGCCGGTTACGCCTTTGCCAAGCTGAGATTTCCGCTGCGCGGGATGTGGTTCGTGCTGGTCATCAGCAGCATGATGCTGCCAAGCGCCGTTACGCTGCTGCCGCAGTTTTCGCTCTACACCTCGCTTGGGCTGGCCGGCAAGCCCGCACTGATTATACCGGCCTTTTTCTGTGCCGGCGGTAATGCCTACTTTGTATTCCTGCTGCGGCAATTTTTCATGACAATTCCTGTGGAATTAAGTGAAGCAGCCAAAATCGACGGTGCCGGCCATTTCCGCATCTACTCCAGAATTATGCTCCCGCTGATCCGTCCGGCGATGATCGTGGTCGCACTGTTTAGCTTCATCAACTGCTGGAACGAGTTTTTCTACACGATGATTTATCTGAAGACGGAAGCAGATTATACGCTGCCTATGGGTCTTTACATTGTTAATGGTATGCGGATTCCCAACTACGAGCAGGTCATGGCCCTTGCATTGGTCGTTACCGCTCCCTGCCTGGTGTTTTTCCTGATCGGCAACAAATATTTTGTGGAAGGTATTACGTTGACAGGGATTAAAGGTTAGAGAGGAGACTAAGCAACTATGGCAAAGAAGAAGTGGTCACGCAAAATGTGGGTAGCAGCTTTATGTACAGCCGTTACCCTGAACGCGGGAATTGTCCCGGCATCGGCGAATTATACAACGGATTTTGTGCATGAAGGGGTAGGAACGGATTACGGTGAAGCCCAGTGGAAGCAAGGCAAC
Proteins encoded:
- a CDS encoding extracellular solute-binding protein translates to MKVGKRTLMLSMAVTMALTALTGCTGNSDNQQGGTNKAAEGTKAPANTGDNNETAAKDITLELLYWGDDVQKKLVEAATEKYTADTGIKINAQVLPADGTFDTFIQTRLQSGELPDISYMGEGDIQKYNEMGILADISDLLTDGSIPEKLSAITIHSPEQKVIGVGLSNQLELLFYSKSKFDEAGVAYPPTKVEEAWDWDTFVANAKKLTKDSKGKTAAEEGFNADLTENYGLGFTAGREFHHFWAANANGGGIVSPDGKEFQWDSAESAEGIQKLADLVNKDKVASPFTYTWSTGIGSAVDALSGGYAMAVSGSWDLANIKGNEDIGVGVLPKMKKAVTMNAGAPLVVYNTSKNIEEAKKFYAYMVNPENSLELLQSGAWLPNQADWYTDAALVDKWSSELPVSAKETILSYSTTKDSIVQWPAYYVPAYLKMNTEYEKSIDQALSGSKSVKEIYDSIMPVIKSLWESGKVS
- a CDS encoding carbohydrate ABC transporter permease, with product MNPESKTSPAPVPVPKQAKGAVKEAVAGYLFAAPAIIGFLVLTLYPMLASFIYSFHKITIMSGSQIMEWIGLDNYIYIFSNPSSEFKKSITVTLVYAFVNVVLVIVFCLIVALLLNRRFIGRNMLRAVFFLPSVVPMLATTIVWQMLLQNQAKGGLVNWILLQLGIAPIEFLTDPVQIFSTLFIMSLWTCGGTIVVFIATLQDVPGELLEAIEMDGGNAWHKFLKVTYPTIKPVLFFQLIMCMMTSIQIYTQSVVLSRNGAPDRMTYFINVMIYDHSFVQVGMRGLASAEAWIVFLITLVITIVLFYFQGALKRDDSMGKRRKVRP
- a CDS encoding carbohydrate ABC transporter permease, coding for MTTATALKYSSIKRAKSKSKAIHLALIALSCLLGIVFAFPLYWLLRGAFVSHTEILARPPVFFPKEPGIDNFRLGLERIQFLRQLWNSVSIVVPYVIGTVLTTSFAGYAFAKLRFPLRGMWFVLVISSMMLPSAVTLLPQFSLYTSLGLAGKPALIIPAFFCAGGNAYFVFLLRQFFMTIPVELSEAAKIDGAGHFRIYSRIMLPLIRPAMIVVALFSFINCWNEFFYTMIYLKTEADYTLPMGLYIVNGMRIPNYEQVMALALVVTAPCLVFFLIGNKYFVEGITLTGIKG